In one window of Actinomycetota bacterium DNA:
- a CDS encoding cyclic nucleotide-binding domain-containing protein, giving the protein MEALADLPLFEGVKRSSLAAIAQQAQQVRARPGDLLMLERFRGAQFLIILEGTASVRRGQTEIAAVGRGDFLGEIGLIEGSDRSATVVAQTPMKLLAFEGAGFRRLLDGVPAVGRRIREEAAARMPANEPRSTN; this is encoded by the coding sequence GTGGAGGCCCTCGCGGATCTCCCGCTCTTCGAGGGGGTCAAGCGGTCGAGCCTCGCTGCGATCGCGCAGCAGGCGCAGCAGGTTCGCGCCCGCCCTGGGGATCTGCTCATGCTCGAACGCTTCCGTGGCGCACAGTTCCTGATCATCCTCGAGGGCACGGCGAGCGTCCGTCGTGGCCAGACCGAGATCGCCGCCGTCGGCCGCGGTGACTTCCTCGGGGAGATCGGTCTGATCGAAGGGTCGGACCGATCCGCGACCGTGGTCGCACAGACCCCCATGAAGCTCCTCGCCTTCGAAGGTGCGGGCTTCCGGCGACTCTTGGACGGCGTGCCCGCCGTGGGGCGTCGGATCCGGGAGGAGGCCGCAGCGCGGATGCCGGCGAACGAACCCCGTTCGACCAACTGA
- a CDS encoding cyclic nucleotide-binding domain-containing protein translates to MARMRDYLDHLAQVPLFSRCDKNELKAIARRATELRFEPGRQLVKEGRQGVEFFVIVSGKATVTRGGTEIASLGPGDFFGELALLDNEPRSASVTVDTPMEALVIDAREFRSLLEDAPQLTFKVLAGMARRIRDLDDRIH, encoded by the coding sequence ATGGCACGGATGCGCGACTACCTCGATCACCTGGCCCAGGTACCCCTGTTCAGCCGCTGTGACAAGAACGAGCTCAAGGCCATCGCTCGTCGTGCCACCGAGCTGCGGTTCGAACCCGGCCGACAGCTCGTGAAGGAGGGTCGGCAGGGGGTCGAGTTCTTCGTGATCGTGAGCGGGAAGGCCACGGTGACCCGTGGAGGTACCGAGATCGCGAGCTTGGGGCCCGGCGATTTCTTCGGGGAGCTCGCGCTCCTCGACAACGAGCCGAGGAGCGCCTCCGTGACCGTCGACACCCCGATGGAGGCCCTGGTGATCGATGCCAGGGAGTTCCGCAGCCTCCTCGAGGACGCCCCTCAACTCACCTTCAAGGTGCTCGCTGGGATGGCACGGCGGATACGCGACCTGGACGACCGGATCCACTGA